Genomic DNA from Lactuca sativa cultivar Salinas chromosome 8, Lsat_Salinas_v11, whole genome shotgun sequence:
CAGAAGCcaaaatgcagcaatggccacaAAAAGTGCAAAAATAGAGATACAAAGGCAAGGCAATAAATATTGAAATTTGCATCACAAGTCAAAGTTGTAATTTGTTGCCACTTAAAAACATAATAATAGTAAATCAagaataatataatcattattaAGAAATAAGTAAGTCACCTCCCAAATAGAGAATCTGAAGATACTAGAGAAGGAAATTTCTCTGCAAGCTTAATTTAAACCAAAAACAAAAAGACAAAAAAGAATCAACAAAAAAACAGAACAATTATTGTAAAACTAATCCCCTTCGAGATAAGCAAATTATGCTTACTAATGGTAAAAGAGAAATTAAGTCTATTAGATTCTTACTGACTTATAGAATCCAATCTGTTTTTGCATGATTATGATTAAAAGATTGTGACCTGTTATTGTTGAAGTTGTGAATGGACATGTATACCCTTCTTTTAATCAATTTTGTAGATGTTATTTTCAATTGGTACAGAGCATATATTATAAAGATACAAGTAGAGATATAAACTTGTGcaaggtaacctcccaaagttgGGCTAATGATGAGTCCTATTCCCCATGATGTACTAATCTGTAATATATTACTCAcatattaaaaagaaaatattgtaCAAAACCATAAATAAAGAACTTTGCAAGTTTCACCATTCATAGATATATCATGTTTGTATAAAAGGGACAATAGAAATATtcatgttgtgtattattctatAAAGACAATAACGAGTTTCTAATAATACATCAACTTCGAATTAGAATCTTATTACGtattaagaaagaaagaaagaaaataaaatgagACAATTGCTTACAGCTAACAATCCCAAGGCTTGATGTTCCTCAGGGAAAAGTTGACATGCATATGCCTATATATTCATAGaaagttaaaaattaaaaactttgtaACTTTTCACATTTTGAAGATACTAAATATGCCAAAAGGAATACCTTTATTGGTACAAGTATCCCATTTAAAAATCCAAGAAGAAACCTTGTAACAATAGCAATCCAATAATTTACACTAACACCAAAAAGTGTGTTAAAAATAACCCTGAAAAGATTAAAACCACAAGAactatgagaaaaaaaaaacggATTAAGCAAACAATTTAAGTGAAGAAGTGACTAACATTGTTGATGTGCCCAAAAGAATAACTGGTTTGCGATCATATCTATCAGCCACCACTCCCCAAAACACATATGTCATTGCCCTTCAAATCATATATGTAGACCCTTCATAAGATTCATAAACATATGAAATACACTTCTGAGAATGAGGAGGGTATTTATATCTTTTTGCAATGTATCACCTTGTTCTATTGATTCATTAAACATAACGAGGAAAAGTTGCTTACCAACAAAACCTGCATAGTAACTAATGTCCTCCGCTTTCTCCGCAATGTTAAAATCATTTATCTACAATAGACATAAAAAATCATCATTGTGACGATGAGGAGGGCATTTTAGTGTTTTGCACAGAAGAGAGATTGAGAGCTAAATGGAGATGGAGGTGAACAGACTTACCATGAAATAAAGAAATGGAAAGAGAGATGATATTGGTAGTGCTGTAAAGGGAAAATgatattatttattttgaaaggaaaaaggaattGCTTATCAATCATTAAAGGAAAAAGGAATTATAAATTTGTAAGTGGGGCTGATGAGAGAGTTGCTAGGGTTTTTGAAGCTCCATTATCATTCTTGAAAATATTAAATCATGCAACTTCATGTCTATATGAATTTGAAGATTTGCAAGTTGATGATGTTAAAGCATTAGGGGCAACTATGTCCGTTCTTGGTTTATCTCAAAAACCTATTGAATCACTCAAAGGAATGAAATGACCAATTCCATTCCATCATGCCAACAACTAAATTCCAATCCTTTTACGGGCTCAATTGGCTTCAGTGGCGGAAATATGGCTATGGGAAGTTGGTAGTTCGAAAGGAGTTAGAAGATTACAGTCTCACATCTTAACAGTCACTCGGATGGAATTCTCACATGATGATAAATATCTTTTAGTAGTCTCAAGAGATCGCCACCTGTCACTCTTCTCTATAGATCAAACAAGTCAAcaataagaataaaaataattacATCACATTCTGTTTTCCGTggaattcaattccattccatttGTATTGTACAGGTGGAATGGATGGAATCAGTTATAAAGTTGTAACAAGTCAAGAAGCACAAAAAATAATAAGTTATAAACTCTGATACAAACACTCTTCCGCCTCGTGGACCCTGCGACTGGAGAGATTCTCATAGATGGAATTAACATATCAACAATCAGACATCATGATCTTCGTTCAAAGTTGAGCATAATTCCTCAAGATCCTACCATGTTTGAAGGAACTATTTGAAGCAACTTGGATCCCCTTGAAAAGTATACAGATGATAAGATTTGGGAGGTTGCAaaactataaatataaatttcactGCATTCAAACATTTTGTAATGCTAGAATGAGTAGAATCTATCCATGTTTGTTACTTCAGGTTCTTGATAAGTGCTAGTTTGAAGATGAAGTGAGGAGCAAGGAAGGGAAGCTTGACTCATTAGGTATATGTTGGACTTTTGGAGTCTACCTTTTCTTTCTAAAAGCTAAAATCATGGACTCTATGTATCTAACTAACAGtttttataacaaaatgttataGTGAGTGAGAATGGAGAAAACAGGAGTGTGGGTCAAAGGTAACTGGTGTCTCTAGGGCCTGTGCTACTCAAGAGAACCAAATTCTTGGTTCTTGATGAGGCTACTGCATCAGTTTACACAACAACTGATGGAATGATTCAGCAAACACTTGCACAACATATCACTTTTGTGCTTGATAGTGATATGGTTTTGGTTCTGGAACAAGGTCTGATTGATGAATATGATTCTCCAACAAAGTTGCTGGAAGGTAAATCGTCTTTTTTAACTATATCTATTGCTTCAGGTAACCCATCTGTTATCTGTTAATATCCTTTATTATTTATTTctattgattatttgattgttaacTATATGGTAAAAATAACAGGAACACAAGAAAAGAGGCTGTAGTGATAATTTTTTTACAGGACCCTAGCATTAAGGAATTAGCTGAACAAATAGCAAAAGATCCATCATTCAAATTTGATAAACCCTAGCAATTTGGGCAATGATTTTGCAACAAATCGAGCATATACAACTTCCAATTCACCAACAAATGAAATCTGTAATACGTTATTTGAGCAACAAAAATACCTAACCGTGAGCGATCGAGGAAGCGGCGACGATCGAGGAAGCGGTGGCAATCACAGAAGCAACGACAATAGCAGAAGCAGCGAAGCACAGGCCGGCGGCAGCGTGTTGATCCGGCGGCAGCGTGCATTCAGATTATTCCGCTGATGCGCTTTGAGCACATTACACGTGTTCTTAGTTATCTGGACATCCATTAATTTCAAGACATTCTTCCCATGGAAATGTAAATTAACACTTGattcttgattttattttaaacacacaaattaattaataattataaaaaatttacATAAATATGTAATACTAGTTTTAAATgagaaatataaaataaattgttaatattataattaaaatttttTAGTTATTATAAGAATTATCTATACggtatttttaataaatataaaaaaaaaatttagtggtATATCAAGTCATTATGCCACTAATAACTATGGAATTTAGTGACACAAAAGATTAAGTGTCATTAAATGTATTAATTTTTAGTGGCATATAATAAGTGCAGTGTCACTAAAAACCAGATATAGTGGCACATTAACCATATGCCACTAAAAATATATGTCACTATATGTCATTTTATTTGTAgtatttcaataataaaattctaCTTATTtcgaattttatattttcgttaaatttcaatatttacCTTTAGATTGGATCTCATAAAACTTTCAATATTTTCCAAGTGATTTTAAACATAGTTCTatttcatttctagtaaaaactatccgttagaactcaatactcataattatataatatttcgtaatattattcacttttaaaatttACAAAACACTATTTCAAAACGTGTATCTTACATAATGCATTTAATAAAAACTACAACGCATCAATGAAAACAAACACTCAAATAATTTAAATTGACATAATTCATTTCCACTAATTCCATTATATCATTTTCCATTTTCAATCAGgaaagattttcacaaacaaaaatatatatgtttCATCGTTTGAGCAATCCGTTGAATTTCCCTATCAGGTTACTCTTATCGGTACCAAAATTACACTTATTTGACATGATCATACAAACAATGCAACATAAAACAACAAATAGTAGATACCTCAATTAGCAATATTGTTCGATTCCGATAGAAAATATCAAATCAATAAAAAAACTCACAAGTCAACATCTATACAGAAAAATCAGCATAACAAATTATTTGttgaactatttttccaagaaagCCTCATTTATACACCCGAAAACGTCCAAAAACGACTAGTTACAATGGCAACCTAAAGATTAAACGCGACAATAAACAGACAAGTACATAAGGTAATTGCAGCCTAGGGAAGAGTTATTCCCAGTATAAAGGACATGTCAGATAATGACCTTTTACAACAtgctatttttcaaaaatagcaTCAAATTGCACTAAGTCTAAAAATGTGGTGTTTTCGACAACTTAGCAAATCTCTTCTTAAATTACATAGAATAAAGATACCGACTAGATTAACTACATACGATTGTTTTTCTTGTAGTAGTACGTTTGTAAATTCTCTTCTTTTGTTCCGATTTTGAATAAAAGAATCTCTCAACCACAATTTGCGAAagttatttacttattttgatATATACAATTTAATCATTAAAgatttattgttttttattttgatcGTTAGGTGACTTAGAAGATGACAACATAATCACGCCAAAAGACACCTCCAAAGGTAAGTGAAGAGTTCAAACTTTTATCATCAATAAATATTCCAGAGTCAAAATAGCTTTGAACAATACTCCCATCATCATGCTAGTGTAAATGCCAGGAAGATGCCGAGGAAAATACCAGGTACCTGCAGCAAGTCCAAGCACGTAGTGTTGTGTAGGGACCCACCTGACCCCAACAACCACATTTGAGCGCTCATAAATCACTTGATTTCTATCTTAAACGAACGAAATATAGTggaagaagacgaagaagaatGGAGAAGCAGGAATGGGGTTTCAAGGAGAACCATGAGCTGCATGCTGCTGCAGCTATAACAGTCAGAAACATCCTTCAAGCCATCATTGGAAACATTGATGAAACACGGACTGGAAAACCAATGATTCATCTTGGACATGGTGATCCTTCTGTTTATCCTTGCTTTCAAACATCTACAGTAGTCGAAGATGCACTTGTTGAAGCCATTCGATCCTCCAAGTATAACTGTTATGCTCCAGGAGTTGGAATTATTCCCGCAAGAAGGTTTGCTACCTTTCTTTAACTTAATACTTTTCATTTAAATGATTTACAAgcccaacgaagtttccaaactgttcaaaaaatctcaatcatgttttgtctgtcctaaaaaaacccaacgaacttaacattttgtctaaaaaactCAACTAAATTACACTTTCCTGAAAGTCAAATAACAGAAATAGATGACGTGACTTATTACCGGATCAGGAAAATGACTTGTTAGACCAACAAAGTTTCCAAAACGTTTAAAAAACTCCAATCATGTTTTGACTGTTAAAAAAAACCCCAATgaacttaaacaaaacaaaattgagATTTTTTGAATGGTTTGGAACTTTGTTGGACTTTTTAGATAAAAagttaagttcgttgggtttttttgaacacacaaaacatgattgggattttttgaatggtttggaaactttgttgggcttttaagtcattttcccttttgaTTTTGCTCTTGAGGTTTGGGAACACGCCTTAAACTATCTTTTTCGTTCGATAATAGGGCTGTTGCGGAGCATCTATCAAGAGATCTTCCCTACAAGTTAACAACCGATGACATATTTCTAACAGTTGGAGCAAACCATGCTATCGAAGTTTTAGTAAAAGTTCTTGCTAGACCCGGTGCAAATATACTCTTTCCTAGACCTAACTATTCATTATATGAAGCTCAAAGTCGATGTAATCTACTTGAGGTTCGTCATTTTGATCTCATCGCTGAGAAAGGTTGGGAAGTTGATATTCATGGTGTCAAAGCTTTGGCAGATGATAACACGGTGGCTATAGTTCTCATTAACCCAGGGAATCCTTGTGGAAACGTTTTCACATTTGAGCATATGCAAAAGGTGTGGTGATTATTGCGTGTACTTTAGATTTTAAAGACAAGATAAATTTTATGTGATACCTTTTGGTTGATAACAAGTCAAACCAAAGAAAAACGTTAAGACAGGTTTATTTGATCTTTTTGTTACACTTCTTTCTTTTTTTCCATAATTCAAGATAGCAGAAATAGCAAGACAACTTGGGATTTTGGTGATAGCGGACGAAGTTTATGCCTATCAAGTTTTTGGAGAAAACCCATTCATCCCCATGGGAGTATTTGGAGATATAGCACCAGTGGTGACGCTTGGGACATTATCAAAACGATGGATTGTTCCAGGTTGGCGCTTTGGTTGGATAGCAATAACTGATCCTACTGGCATTCTTCACAAAACTGGGGTTTTTCTCTATTCCTTTTTTCTTTCTTGCCTCTTTCTTGaacatttatcatattttttcttTACTTCTAGAGCACATATCAAGTTTTCCTTTTGTGGTACATTTATGATCGTGTCAGATTTCTAGTTCCATAAAGAGTTGTCTCGAGTTAACAGCAGACCCACCCACTGTAATTCAGGTATATGATTCCACAGTCTTCGATCTTAATGAGTATAATTTCATGTTCAGTTAATTTAATGATCTATCCACCATCTACAGGCGGCAGTTCCTCACATTATGGAGAACACACCAGAGTCGTTCTTCTTGAACATCAACAAGTTACTAAAGGAGGCAGCGGACTTGTTTTATGAGAGACTTAAGGAGATACCCCTTCTTGAATGCCCACATAAACCCGAGGGCTCAATGTTTGCCATGGTAAAGATTTATCATAATGTAACTAGTATTGGTTCTACATAgaagtttttaaataatccatatgatCTGCTTCTGCAGGTTAAGATAAATATATCAGCTTTTGATGATGTAGTTGATGATACAGACTTCTGTATGAAGTTGGCTAAAGAGGAATCGATGATCCTTTTTCCAGGTAAAAGACACCCTCATAATCTCTCGCAATCCTAAACGCAAATAGTGGTCCTTCCTTTATATTAGTGTATTAATTGGTGTATTATAATGTCGTTGTAGGGTATGCTGTCGGTTTGAAGAACTGGGTCCGAGTGAGTTTTGCTTCAGAACCGAAAGTACTTGAAGATGCAATTGGGAGGATAAAAGCGTTTTGCTTGAGACATGCAAAACAGTAGTAGGATAATTGTGCGACTGAGGATAATTGAGCGTCCAAAAAGATTGCAATAAATATGGATTAAAATAATCATTTATCGATTTGTATTGAAACCTAAATAAGTTGTATGAGAAAATAATTTGAATGGGAAATCAAATAtccttgcaaaaaaaaaaaaaaaatcaacatcaCACTgttataattaataaaattaatattctttttaattacatttatcaacattaaaaatcattaaaaaaaaagtaaaaaaataaaataaaatgatatttaatttctcaatttGTATTCAACTTGTACACGTTTTGAAAATAACATTAAATATAGGCTTTAAAGGTGAAGCTGTCTTCAAACCCTAAATAAATAATGTTATTTTTGTCAAGATTCCTTTTTTCTTGTTCAATCTATTTGTctattaatttatatttaataaGAATATCATAAAATCTTTAAATTGAAGAGGCACAACACAAATGAGCATGGCTTTGCAATTAATATGCGAAGTATATCTcccttattaattattaataaaaagtatTTTGTACAGTTGTCATTGCTCTATATCTATTTTCTATTTATTATGTAACTAGTTGTGAGgcacatgtattacatgagtgtatttaaaataattaaatatgtataaacatttgagaaatttgaatatataagaaaaatgagaaaaatattgaattactaaaagtaaagtgtttttttttctatgttaaatttaaaaaaatcatttaaataaaataatcaaagcaaattaatcacattttattttaaaattttaaaattataaggaaagttcattaatgaaattgatatgcatttattattaaatttaaataccatatgaaatttaataaaataggaaaccacaaaattatatatggaataaaaattaattcaaaataaccacaaaatgacatgtggcaaaatgaatgagagtgtgacaagtggcaaaaaaaccttcatttattagagaagaCTAGGTGTGagcccatgtattacatgggtgtatttaaaataattaaatatgtataaacatttgagaaatttgaatatataagaaaaatgagaaaaatattgaattactaaaattaaagtgtttttttttctatgttaaatttaaaaaaatcatttaaataaaataatcaaagcaaattaatcacattttattttaaaattttaaaattataaggaaagttcattaatgaaattgatatgcatttattattaaatttaaataccatatggaatttaataaaataggaaaaccacaaaattatatatggaataaaaattaattcaaaataaccacaaaatgacatgtggcaaaatgaatgagagtgtgacaagtggcaaaaaaaacattcatttattagagaagaCTAGACGAATGCCTGTGCGATGTGTAGAAGCATTTATATGGCTgaatttttacaaatatatgttttttcaacattgttaaatttgatataataattcatatactaagtagatataatatattgattattttgcagagtaattacatgaatggtccttatggtttaagataatttatgtgtttggtccctaacttatttttttaactcggaaggtccttactatttgttttttgacaaaacttcaaaaatggtccctgtagttttcgaaaatatcaagtttggtccctaatttacaaaaacctcacggatcgtccctgtggtttcaaaacttttaacatttggtcctttcagctaactccgttaccatttagccATTAAGTCaagggcatttttgtcatttcactacacagggaccatttatgaggtatttaattacttttttttaaataaataaataaataataattaatattcaaggggtctcatctctctctctatctctctctctctctctctctctctctctctctctctctctctctttctccccGCCAAAATAATAAAGGACCATATTAACCCACTTGTACTGCCATCAACATTGCAGCCTTCCCCCTCCTTCTCGCCGTGAACCACCGAATGCCAAAATAACCGGGCAGTAGAGCTGCCACCCACCATTGGCAATACCCACTTCACCACCGCCACCGTAGTGACTGTTGGAAGACCCCTACTCTGACCATCTATCATCTGACATCATCCATCGCTCTTCCCTCTCGTTATCCCTGCTGAGCAGAAGCAAGAAGGAAGCAAGAAAGGCAACCGGAGCAACCTACGGCCACCACTACAGCCTCCATCTGATGCTGCCACCATGATTCCAGCCGCTACCACCACCTTCTACTGCTTTAATCAATTACAATGCAAAATTACCTTTTCTGGAAGGAAATTGGGAAGATTGGTAGAGGACTAAGAAGCACAAGAATGTGAGGAGTGGGATCAGGTCAAAGGAATGATAATGGATAAGCAGAGCACCTACATTCCTCATGCCTGTATCCAAGTCTCTTACAATTTTACCTTATTTTAATTCCAACTCCTTAATTTCTTATTCCCATCTCTATACATGTTCATCTATTTGCTAAATTGGATGTCTCTGGACAGAAAATTGGAATTGTATGCTTCCAATAGTGATAACTCTtactaaataaatcaaaaaatgaaGGAGTACTAGAACAATGCACTCCAGGTGCTCGATGAAACACGTGAATGAAATGTTCCTTCACAAAACTGAAAGTGTATACTTTCATGCCTGGAGAAGAAGATTGGATCTCAATTCGAACAGGCCACACTCGATGTGGTGTTTGGGTTACAACAACAGCAACACCGCCTTTGGGGGTGGTGGTGTTTCTCGGTAGTGAAGGATAACGGGATGGAAGATGGGTGGCTGGGTTGTCGTTTCCGATGGGGAAGGAGGTGATGGCAGTGGTGATTTTATGGCAGAAGGCGGTGCGACCGTGTGGAAtcgtaagtgtgtgtgtgtgtgtgtgtgtgtgtgagagagagagagagagagagagagcgagagagagagggagagggggTGGGAATCCttgcatattaaatattatttatt
This window encodes:
- the LOC111906714 gene encoding nicotianamine aminotransferase 1, translated to MEKQEWGFKENHELHAAAAITVRNILQAIIGNIDETRTGKPMIHLGHGDPSVYPCFQTSTVVEDALVEAIRSSKYNCYAPGVGIIPARRAVAEHLSRDLPYKLTTDDIFLTVGANHAIEVLVKVLARPGANILFPRPNYSLYEAQSRCNLLEVRHFDLIAEKGWEVDIHGVKALADDNTVAIVLINPGNPCGNVFTFEHMQKIAEIARQLGILVIADEVYAYQVFGENPFIPMGVFGDIAPVVTLGTLSKRWIVPGWRFGWIAITDPTGILHKTGISSSIKSCLELTADPPTVIQAAVPHIMENTPESFFLNINKLLKEAADLFYERLKEIPLLECPHKPEGSMFAMVKINISAFDDVVDDTDFCMKLAKEESMILFPGYAVGLKNWVRVSFASEPKVLEDAIGRIKAFCLRHAKQ